The following are encoded in a window of Acidobacteriota bacterium genomic DNA:
- a CDS encoding 30S ribosomal protein S18 codes for MAELESNDKEKNGNAARGPRPSRRRRVSRLTAERIDYIDYKDMKLLQSFIAENGKILPRRLTGVSAWQQRKLAEAIKRARNLALLPYTKY; via the coding sequence ATGGCTGAATTGGAAAGCAACGATAAAGAAAAAAATGGTAATGCTGCGCGAGGCCCACGGCCTTCGCGCCGCCGCCGCGTGTCACGTTTGACGGCGGAGCGGATTGATTACATTGATTACAAAGACATGAAACTGCTGCAATCGTTCATTGCGGAAAACGGCAAAATCCTGCCGCGCAGATTGACGGGCGTCAGCGCCTGGCAGCAACGTAAACTGGCTGAGGCAATCAAGCGTGCGCGCAATCTGGCGCTGCTGCCTTACACGAAATACTAA
- the rpsF gene encoding 30S ribosomal protein S6 produces MRTYEVMFISSPNTTEEEISKLTNQIEHAATDRGGKIAKIDSWGRRKLAYHIGKFDEGVYTLVHIEGTGQEIAEIERRLRVTDFVIRYLSVRTDEDLKRAAKMKAKRKVLASAAPVVEEDDDDFDIEDAVDDE; encoded by the coding sequence TTGAGAACGTACGAAGTAATGTTCATCTCTTCGCCAAACACAACGGAAGAAGAGATCAGCAAGCTCACCAACCAAATCGAACACGCCGCCACAGATCGCGGCGGCAAAATCGCCAAGATTGATTCCTGGGGCCGCCGGAAACTCGCTTACCACATTGGAAAATTCGACGAAGGTGTTTACACACTGGTTCATATTGAGGGAACCGGACAGGAAATTGCCGAAATCGAGCGTCGTTTGCGCGTGACAGACTTTGTCATTCGGTATTTGTCCGTGCGCACGGACGAAGACCTCAAGCGCGCAGCCAAGATGAAAGCCAAGCGCAAGGTTCTTGCCTCGGCCGCGCCCGTCGTGGAAGAAGATGACGATGATTTCGACATCGAAGATGCGGTGGACGACGAATAG
- a CDS encoding 50S ribosomal protein L25, which yields MSLDSNISLTARNRTEFGKNASRRLRAAGLVPVTVYGGGNEATSATVAKRDFAALIRHHGRNVIFTLDVEGNSGPVKISDVQIDPIKGFLVHADLMRISLTEKSKFEVRIKIVGEADGVKNFGGFMDVPTHSLEIRCLPKDLPSVIEVDVTSLGVGDHFSVKDLNLGDKIELLDDPNKVIATVVAPRGEEAAESSAEAAEPEVMKKGKAEEEK from the coding sequence ATGAGCTTAGATAGCAACATTTCATTGACTGCCCGGAACCGAACCGAATTTGGGAAAAATGCATCGCGCCGGTTGCGGGCCGCAGGATTGGTTCCAGTCACCGTTTATGGCGGAGGGAACGAAGCCACCAGTGCAACCGTCGCCAAACGTGACTTTGCCGCATTGATTCGCCACCACGGACGCAACGTCATCTTCACACTGGATGTGGAAGGAAATTCCGGGCCGGTCAAGATTTCCGACGTGCAAATTGACCCGATCAAAGGGTTTCTGGTTCATGCCGACCTGATGCGGATTTCGCTGACGGAAAAATCCAAGTTTGAAGTCAGGATCAAGATCGTCGGCGAAGCCGATGGCGTGAAAAACTTTGGCGGCTTTATGGATGTTCCGACGCATTCGCTGGAAATTCGCTGTTTGCCCAAAGATTTGCCTTCCGTTATTGAAGTTGACGTGACAAGTCTGGGAGTCGGCGACCATTTTAGCGTCAAAGATTTGAATCTTGGCGATAAAATCGAATTGCTCGACGACCCGAATAAAGTGATCGCCACTGTTGTCGCGCCGAGGGGCGAAGAAGCCGCGGAAAGTTCCGCAGAAGCAGCCGAGCCGGAAGTAATGAAGAAGGGCAAGGCCGAAGAAGAGAAATAA
- a CDS encoding aminoacyl-tRNA hydrolase, protein MWLIVGLGNPGPQYEWTRHNCGFLVIDELAHRVGRDVRTPECQSLTARAIIGGEPALLVKPQTFMNLSGSAVAALKQKHEITDAAKVLLISDDLALPFGKIRVRPKGSAGGQNGLKSVIAKLGTQEFPRVRLGIAPESHPITNASEFVLSDFPKKDRDALAEMLVRAADAVEAILTNGIAEAMSKYN, encoded by the coding sequence ATGTGGTTAATCGTTGGTTTAGGCAACCCCGGTCCGCAATACGAATGGACGCGCCACAATTGCGGTTTCCTGGTCATTGACGAATTGGCGCATAGAGTCGGTCGCGACGTGAGAACGCCTGAATGCCAATCGCTGACAGCGCGAGCGATAATCGGTGGAGAACCCGCTCTGCTGGTCAAGCCACAGACTTTTATGAACCTGAGCGGTTCCGCTGTCGCGGCATTGAAGCAAAAGCATGAAATCACGGACGCCGCAAAGGTGTTGTTGATCAGCGACGATCTGGCTCTTCCGTTTGGCAAAATTCGCGTTCGACCGAAAGGCAGCGCAGGCGGCCAGAACGGATTGAAGTCGGTAATTGCCAAACTTGGAACGCAGGAGTTTCCAAGAGTCAGGTTGGGAATTGCGCCGGAATCTCACCCGATTACAAACGCATCGGAATTTGTTCTTTCGGATTTTCCAAAAAAAGATCGGGACGCATTGGCCGAGATGCTGGTGCGAGCGGCAGACGCCGTCGAAGCTATTTTGACAAACGGCATTGCTGAGGCGATGTCGAAATACAACTGA